From one Verrucomicrobiota bacterium genomic stretch:
- the glmS gene encoding glutamine--fructose-6-phosphate transaminase (isomerizing): MCGIIGYVGRKSAGEILLDGLQRMEYRGYDSAGIAVLDQGTIWPLKRVGKVATLIHAYSLNFKHSGTVGIGHTRWATHGGVSEQNAHPHLSNDHRFAIVHNGIIENYEKIKQFLQAHGYVFFSETDTEVLVNLIDYHYKKNPAQSFIEAVRKSLRHVEGTYGIAVLSTVYPEQLIVARKSSPLLIGIGEGENIVASDAAAVARYTKRVIYLNDGEIASVTADNFSISTLDAGAPKAVLHELDWEICDSELEGYPHYMLKEIFEQPTVLENAMRGRFAEDDCSTKFGGLPITLQDLRSADRILFCACGSAYHACLEGKFWIEKFARIPVDVEYASEFRYRNAPMGPHTIVFVVSQSGETIDTLAALNEAQRRGYRVLAITNTVGSTIARAAEAGIYQHAGVEMGVASTKAFTSQLTVLSMLALLIARTRDMDAIAGQQYVRALRSLPETVKEVLDLSVEMQALAQKYHRYKRFLFLGRQAMYPIALEGALKLKEVAYVDAQAYPTAEMKHGPIALVSEETVCLFIATQRTFWEKTASNIQEVRARGAKVIVIVSDDQIFDERPYDAVVRIPAAHVGIKPILSVIPLQFFAYYTGILLGCDVDRPRNLAKSVTVE, translated from the coding sequence GTGTGTGGAATTATCGGTTATGTCGGGCGTAAATCGGCGGGGGAGATCTTATTAGATGGTCTCCAGCGAATGGAGTATCGCGGTTATGATTCCGCGGGAATTGCGGTATTGGATCAAGGAACAATCTGGCCGTTAAAGCGTGTCGGGAAAGTTGCGACTCTCATACACGCGTACAGCTTGAACTTCAAGCACTCAGGGACAGTTGGTATTGGGCATACGCGTTGGGCGACCCATGGAGGAGTTTCAGAACAAAATGCGCATCCGCACTTGAGTAATGATCATCGATTTGCGATCGTTCACAACGGCATTATTGAGAATTACGAAAAAATTAAGCAATTTCTCCAAGCGCATGGGTACGTTTTTTTCTCAGAAACGGACACGGAGGTCTTGGTCAATCTCATTGATTACCACTATAAAAAAAATCCTGCACAATCTTTTATAGAGGCTGTCCGTAAGTCGCTGCGCCATGTTGAAGGAACATATGGGATCGCTGTCCTAAGCACGGTATACCCTGAACAATTGATTGTCGCGCGGAAGAGTTCACCATTGTTAATTGGAATTGGCGAAGGGGAAAACATTGTCGCGAGCGATGCTGCGGCCGTTGCCCGTTATACCAAACGTGTCATTTATCTCAACGATGGCGAAATCGCTTCAGTGACAGCCGATAACTTTTCGATCTCAACCCTAGATGCGGGGGCGCCTAAAGCTGTGTTGCATGAGCTTGATTGGGAGATTTGCGATTCCGAGCTTGAGGGTTATCCGCACTACATGTTAAAGGAGATTTTTGAACAGCCAACGGTTCTTGAAAATGCGATGCGGGGGCGGTTTGCGGAGGATGACTGTTCGACAAAGTTCGGAGGATTACCCATCACGCTCCAGGATCTTCGCTCAGCTGATCGGATTTTGTTTTGCGCCTGCGGCAGTGCGTACCACGCGTGCCTCGAGGGGAAGTTTTGGATCGAAAAATTCGCGCGGATCCCAGTTGATGTCGAGTACGCTTCTGAGTTTCGCTACCGCAATGCACCGATGGGGCCACATACGATCGTTTTTGTCGTGAGCCAATCGGGGGAGACGATTGATACATTGGCGGCGCTGAACGAGGCCCAACGGCGTGGATATCGGGTTCTAGCCATTACCAATACCGTCGGATCAACGATTGCTCGTGCTGCGGAAGCGGGGATTTACCAGCACGCGGGCGTTGAGATGGGGGTTGCGTCGACAAAGGCCTTTACCTCGCAGTTAACCGTCTTATCGATGCTCGCGTTGCTCATCGCGCGAACCCGAGATATGGACGCAATTGCGGGCCAGCAGTACGTCCGGGCGCTACGCTCTCTACCGGAGACGGTCAAAGAGGTCCTGGATCTCTCCGTAGAGATGCAGGCGCTTGCCCAAAAATATCACCGTTATAAGCGGTTTTTATTTTTAGGCCGCCAGGCGATGTACCCGATTGCACTTGAAGGGGCCCTGAAGCTCAAAGAGGTTGCATATGTCGATGCCCAAGCATACCCGACGGCTGAGATGAAACATGGTCCGATTGCGTTGGTCTCAGAGGAGACAGTTTGCCTCTTTATCGCGACCCAAAGAACATTTTGGGAAAAGACAGCGAGCAATATCCAGGAAGTCCGTGCCCGTGGCGCTAAAGTCATTGTCATCGTCTCGGACGATCAGATTTTCGACGAACGACCTTATGATGCAGTGGTCCGGATTCCCGCGGCGCACGTGGGGATTAAGCCAATACTTTCGGTGATTCCTTTACAGTTCTTTGCGTATTACACTGGAATTCTTCTCGGTTGCGATGTCGATCGTCCACGAAATTTAGCAAAGTCGGTAACTGTGGAATAA
- a CDS encoding bifunctional nuclease family protein yields MRATDWVEVSAVDIVFSHEAASIIMGNDVNEKHFLIHVSIETGSLLLNLFQKQHFKRPDTFTLLVNAVTSLGGAIESIRINDMINGVFFAKIVLRRGNNVVTLDARASDAIALSVIDGVPIQVPRALLEKISWVDTHKANAHNRAKNFVL; encoded by the coding sequence ATGCGGGCTACGGATTGGGTCGAGGTGTCGGCGGTCGACATCGTTTTTTCGCACGAGGCAGCATCGATTATCATGGGTAATGATGTGAACGAGAAGCATTTTTTGATCCATGTATCAATCGAGACAGGAAGTTTGTTGCTGAACCTCTTTCAAAAACAGCACTTTAAGCGACCTGATACGTTTACATTGCTCGTGAATGCCGTTACCTCCTTGGGCGGCGCAATCGAATCGATCCGTATCAATGATATGATCAATGGGGTATTTTTTGCCAAAATCGTCCTGCGACGAGGTAATAACGTGGTTACACTCGATGCACGAGCGAGTGATGCGATTGCGCTTTCGGTAATCGATGGTGTACCGATACAAGTTCCCCGGGCATTATTGGAAAAAATTTCCTGGGTCGATACCCATAAGGCTAATGCCCATAACCGTGCCAAGAATTTCGTCCTCTAG
- a CDS encoding replication-associated recombination protein A: protein MTDANVNRPPLAVRMRPRTLDEIVGQRSIAAQGAPLTQLVRNNALGSLILYGPPGSGKTSIAEAIANETHKSFQKINAVLSNVAELRELLKVAKFTHEQPILFIDEIHRFNKSQQDLLLPDVEAGTIQLIGATTHNPGFYVINPLLSRCRLIELEPLAPEDLVTILRRALQDEIHGLGTIQVPIEDETLLLIAEQCNGDARKALNVLESVVLNTPMGQKITPEDAAKYLFKQQLAYDADEDEHYNTISAYIKSMRGCDPDAAVYWLAVMLDGGEDPRFIARRLVIFASEDIGLADSRALTVTNACFDVCERVGLPECRINLAHATVFCALAPKSNSAYMALERASSFIHKHGKEAVPVWLRDAHGKAAERLMHGKFYQYSHNFDQNISGQTYMLTPKSFYEPKAIGAEKALAEHFHDLQKLRAKRQKEAGY, encoded by the coding sequence GTGACCGATGCGAATGTCAATCGCCCGCCGCTTGCGGTACGGATGCGCCCACGGACGCTCGATGAGATCGTTGGTCAGCGTTCGATTGCCGCACAAGGAGCGCCGTTAACGCAACTTGTCCGAAATAATGCACTCGGGAGCTTGATTTTGTACGGCCCACCGGGAAGCGGGAAGACGTCGATTGCAGAAGCGATCGCAAATGAGACTCATAAGTCATTTCAGAAAATTAATGCGGTTCTTTCAAATGTCGCAGAATTGCGGGAGTTACTCAAGGTTGCGAAGTTTACACATGAACAGCCGATTTTGTTTATCGATGAAATCCACCGTTTTAATAAATCCCAACAGGATCTTTTGTTGCCGGATGTTGAGGCAGGGACGATCCAGCTTATCGGCGCGACGACCCATAATCCGGGATTTTACGTCATCAATCCACTTCTGAGCCGATGCCGTTTGATCGAGCTCGAGCCGCTTGCCCCGGAGGACCTTGTTACGATCTTACGTCGGGCGCTTCAAGATGAAATTCATGGCCTCGGAACAATCCAGGTACCGATCGAAGATGAGACGCTTTTATTAATTGCCGAGCAGTGTAATGGTGATGCGCGTAAGGCGCTTAACGTTTTGGAGTCGGTCGTTCTCAATACCCCGATGGGGCAAAAGATCACTCCAGAAGATGCCGCGAAGTACCTCTTTAAGCAACAGCTTGCGTATGATGCCGACGAAGATGAGCACTACAACACGATTTCGGCGTATATTAAGAGCATGCGCGGTTGCGATCCCGATGCGGCGGTTTATTGGCTAGCCGTAATGCTCGATGGCGGTGAAGACCCGCGGTTTATCGCGCGTCGCCTAGTGATTTTTGCTTCTGAGGATATCGGTCTTGCGGACTCACGGGCGTTGACGGTTACGAATGCCTGTTTCGATGTCTGCGAACGCGTCGGACTTCCGGAATGTCGTATTAATCTCGCCCATGCAACGGTGTTTTGTGCGCTGGCGCCCAAGAGCAACTCAGCGTACATGGCTCTCGAACGTGCGTCGTCCTTCATCCATAAGCATGGCAAGGAGGCGGTCCCAGTTTGGCTTCGCGATGCCCACGGAAAAGCGGCCGAACGCCTCATGCACGGAAAGTTTTACCAGTATAGCCACAATTTCGATCAAAATATCTCAGGCCAGACCTATATGTTGACACCGAAATCGTTTTACGAACCTAAGGCAATCGGTGCCGAAAAAGCCCTCGCCGAGCATTTTCACGACCTCCAAAAGCTACGTGCGAAGCGGCAAAAAGAAGCCGGGTATTAA
- a CDS encoding MBL fold metallo-hydrolase encodes MEIYAQNGVSVELFKLGPLRTNVGLISKNQQAMIVDAPPDSADFLTQYLQEKHLEPTALLITHHHWDHISDAYIWHNQNVSIYAQKHDATEIEHPDNRLLATYADVTVTPCPVDHVLQDGDTFLLLGLTIQMLWIPGHVQGGAAYFFKDLQLCFVGDTLFAHSVGRSDLPGGDKHVLFRSIREKLYTLPDETMVIPGHGHTTTIGYEKTTNPFVRPN; translated from the coding sequence ATGGAAATTTACGCGCAAAATGGAGTGTCCGTCGAATTATTTAAGTTGGGCCCCCTACGCACCAATGTGGGCCTCATTTCTAAAAATCAGCAGGCAATGATTGTCGATGCGCCGCCGGACAGTGCAGATTTTTTGACACAATACCTCCAAGAAAAACACCTCGAACCCACGGCATTATTGATCACGCACCATCACTGGGACCACATTTCCGATGCGTATATTTGGCATAACCAAAATGTTTCGATTTACGCCCAGAAACACGACGCGACCGAGATCGAGCACCCGGATAATCGCTTGCTGGCGACCTATGCCGATGTCACTGTAACTCCCTGCCCGGTCGACCATGTTTTACAGGACGGCGATACGTTTTTACTCTTGGGATTAACGATTCAAATGCTTTGGATCCCGGGACACGTTCAAGGCGGCGCAGCATACTTTTTCAAAGACCTCCAACTTTGCTTTGTTGGCGATACGTTGTTTGCACACAGCGTGGGGCGCTCGGATTTACCGGGCGGCGATAAACATGTTTTGTTTCGCAGTATCCGTGAAAAACTCTACACACTTCCCGATGAAACTATGGTAATTCCAGGTCATGGACACACGACGACCATCGGGTACGAAAAGACAACCAATCCTTTTGTCCGACCGAATTAA
- a CDS encoding M20/M25/M40 family metallo-hydrolase, whose protein sequence is MPTFSSFVVIFAWHITCYDLDVAGFLATLHAMAVIPDFLRELMIARSPSGHEFEAQQVIDRHMADIADEYRKDIIGNRFATVKAGEGLPTLMLSGHMDELGFAVKYIDEKGFISFDAIGGHDRGILMGRRVRILTKHGDIFGVTGKKAVHMLEEEEENKTTKLHDMWIDIGAKDEAEAKSMVSIGDPIVYETAEPAIINQSHNATGRAFDDRAGAYVAMEVARRLLKEKSQLHCNVTAVASTQEEVGTRGAIVAAYACAPSVGIAIDVGHATDFPGCDHKKFGKFELGAGPIIARGVNINPLLFDRVIQCAEREAIPYQVEAETRPTGTDARSIQMSRAGVPVGLISVPLRYMHTPIETINLDDVENVIRLICAFARSLTPNDHFEF, encoded by the coding sequence TTGCCAACGTTTTCAAGTTTTGTCGTCATTTTTGCTTGGCATATCACCTGCTATGACCTTGACGTCGCGGGATTTTTAGCGACATTGCACGCCATGGCTGTTATTCCTGATTTTTTACGTGAATTAATGATTGCCCGGTCGCCATCGGGCCATGAATTCGAGGCCCAGCAGGTGATTGATCGCCATATGGCGGATATTGCGGATGAGTATCGGAAAGATATTATTGGAAACCGTTTTGCGACAGTGAAAGCCGGTGAAGGCCTTCCGACGTTGATGCTTTCGGGGCATATGGATGAGCTCGGATTCGCGGTGAAGTATATCGACGAGAAAGGGTTTATTTCCTTTGACGCGATTGGGGGCCATGACCGCGGAATTCTAATGGGGCGCCGGGTCCGCATTCTAACGAAGCACGGCGATATTTTTGGGGTCACCGGTAAGAAAGCGGTCCACATGCTTGAAGAGGAAGAGGAAAATAAGACGACAAAGCTCCATGATATGTGGATTGATATCGGGGCGAAAGACGAGGCCGAGGCCAAGTCGATGGTGAGCATCGGCGATCCGATTGTCTACGAAACCGCCGAGCCGGCGATCATCAACCAATCGCATAACGCGACGGGCCGAGCATTTGATGACCGTGCCGGGGCGTATGTCGCGATGGAGGTTGCTCGCCGGTTGTTAAAGGAGAAGTCGCAGCTCCACTGTAACGTTACGGCAGTCGCCTCGACACAAGAAGAGGTTGGGACCCGTGGCGCGATTGTTGCAGCATACGCATGTGCACCGTCGGTCGGGATTGCAATTGATGTCGGGCATGCGACGGACTTCCCGGGCTGTGATCACAAGAAATTTGGCAAGTTCGAACTCGGTGCCGGCCCGATTATCGCCCGTGGTGTCAACATCAACCCACTCCTTTTCGATCGCGTTATTCAGTGCGCAGAACGCGAAGCGATCCCGTATCAAGTGGAAGCCGAGACGCGTCCAACCGGAACGGATGCACGTTCCATCCAAATGTCACGTGCGGGAGTTCCTGTGGGCCTAATTTCGGTACCGCTACGGTACATGCACACGCCGATTGAGACGATCAATCTTGACGACGTCGAAAATGTAATCCGCCTGATTTGCGCCTTCGCCCGTTCCCTTACTCCCAACGATCACTTCGAGTTCTAG
- a CDS encoding GspE/PulE family protein — MLNAEDLPIVQFVYHVLEHAVRQGASDVHFETFLDHFSIRFRVDGVLSEQLTPNVHLSEAIIARLKTLANLDLAEKRLPQDGHLECVTHGRTIDFRISVLPTQYGESVVLRVLDSGIGQRSLAQMGITPAILASFRQALASGSGMILTTGPTGSGKTTTLYGALRELNQEDTKIVTVEDPVEYETEGLVQVNINDDIGLTFEHVLRAFLRHDPDKILIGELRDTVTAKIAVQAALTGHLVLSSLHTNDAPGAITRLIDMSVEPYLIADTLRGVLAQRLLRKICPHCQEETTPTAEMRTVMEAYQIEHTYRGHGCDQCDGSGYCGRFGVYEWLSMTYPLREATRQLRPLEELRAIARTEGLIPLKNAAAQHVNAGTTTLDEFRKL; from the coding sequence ATGCTCAACGCCGAGGATTTGCCGATTGTCCAGTTCGTGTACCATGTTCTCGAGCACGCGGTACGGCAAGGCGCCTCCGATGTACATTTTGAGACCTTTCTCGATCATTTTTCGATACGTTTTCGCGTCGATGGGGTTTTGAGTGAGCAGCTCACGCCTAACGTTCATTTGAGCGAGGCCATTATCGCGCGGCTCAAGACCCTTGCCAATCTCGACCTCGCCGAAAAACGCCTACCGCAAGACGGGCACCTTGAATGCGTTACCCATGGCCGAACAATCGATTTCCGCATCTCGGTGCTTCCGACACAGTACGGCGAAAGCGTGGTTCTGCGTGTTCTCGACTCAGGCATTGGGCAGCGGAGTCTAGCCCAGATGGGCATCACGCCGGCCATTTTAGCATCCTTTCGCCAAGCACTAGCTTCGGGGTCGGGGATGATTTTAACGACGGGTCCGACGGGAAGCGGCAAGACGACGACGCTCTACGGTGCGTTACGGGAACTCAACCAGGAAGATACCAAGATTGTCACGGTCGAAGATCCGGTGGAGTACGAGACAGAAGGGCTGGTACAAGTCAACATCAACGACGACATCGGGCTGACATTTGAACACGTGCTCCGGGCATTTCTACGCCACGATCCGGATAAGATTTTGATTGGCGAGCTCCGCGATACGGTGACGGCCAAGATTGCGGTCCAGGCGGCGCTCACAGGCCATCTCGTCCTGAGTTCTCTTCACACCAACGACGCTCCTGGTGCGATTACGCGGCTCATCGACATGTCTGTAGAGCCGTACCTGATTGCGGACACGCTCCGTGGGGTTCTCGCGCAACGGCTGTTACGCAAAATTTGCCCGCACTGCCAGGAAGAAACCACACCGACGGCCGAAATGCGCACGGTTATGGAAGCGTACCAAATTGAGCACACTTACCGCGGACATGGGTGTGACCAATGCGATGGCAGTGGTTATTGCGGCCGCTTTGGGGTCTACGAGTGGCTTTCGATGACCTACCCGCTTCGTGAGGCGACGCGTCAGTTACGTCCTCTTGAAGAGCTCCGAGCAATTGCTCGCACCGAAGGCCTCATTCCACTAAAAAACGCCGCAGCTCAACATGTTAACGCTGGCACTACAACGCTTGACGAATTTCGAAAGCTTTAA